From Orenia metallireducens:
TGCTCGAGCTTCTTGTAATATAGTAGGATCAATATCTGTAGCCTTGATTTGATATTTGTTAGGATCAATCCCCAATTCATTAAGAATGATAGCTAAGGTATAAGCCTCGCATCCATTAGAAGAAGCAGCACTCCAAATTTTAACTTTATTCTTATTAGCAAATAATTCTGGGAAGATCTTGTTTTGTAGATATTCGTAATTCTTTGGATTGCGATAGAATTCTGAGGTATTGATTGTCATATGCTCTAGAAATTCTTCCTGAAAATTACGGCTGTTATTTAATTTATCTAAACAGCTTCTATAATCACTAAGATTATGTTTTTTCATTAGATTATTAATTCTACGCTCGACTCTATTTCTTTTATAACTGCTAAGATCAACATTTATTTTATTGGATACTTTACTTTGAAATTCGAGAAAATCCATTACTAACCTCCTTGTATTTACTTATATAATAGTATTAAAGCAAATATATGATATTATTAGATTAATTCATTTTTAATGGAGTAAATCCTTTTTTTATAAAGAAATAATTGAATTTATTTTAATTTTAAGGAGATGATTTAAATCAGTTTAGAAGTATGTACCTTAGCCAGTGGAAGTTCAGGAAATTCTATTTATGTTGGAACTAAGGATAAGAAGATACTAGTAGATGCTGGATTGAGTGGAAAACAGATTAATAATAAATTAAAAGAGGTAAATTTGAGGGTTGATGATTTAGATGCTATTTTATTAACCCATGAACACAGTGATCATATTCAAGGGGCTGGAGTATTATCTAGAAGGTGTAATCTTCCTATTTATGCTACTAAAGGTACTTGGGAGGCAGCTGCTTCTAAACTTGGAAATATAGATGATAAGAATATGATTGTTATTGAAACTGATGCTTTTAGTATTGGTGATTGTTTGGTTAAGCCTTTTAGTATCTCCCATGATGCTAGGGAACCTGTGGGTTATACAATCAGTTTTAAGCAGACTAAAGTAGCAATTGCCACTGATATGGGAGAGGTTACTGATGAGGTAAGATCAGA
This genomic window contains:
- a CDS encoding CheR family methyltransferase; the encoded protein is MDFLEFQSKVSNKINVDLSSYKRNRVERRINNLMKKHNLSDYRSCLDKLNNSRNFQEEFLEHMTINTSEFYRNPKNYEYLQNKIFPELFANKNKVKIWSAASSNGCEAYTLAIILNELGIDPNKYQIKATDIDPTILQEARAGKYKENSLKKVPDKVLNKYFTKKDDYYQLDRKIMSRVQFGRLDLLKDKYDNNLDLILCRNVFIYFTKEVKDQLTIKLSNSLVNGGILFLGNTEYLLKPEEFNLNKIYNSFYRRK
- a CDS encoding MBL fold metallo-hydrolase, which encodes MSLEVCTLASGSSGNSIYVGTKDKKILVDAGLSGKQINNKLKEVNLRVDDLDAILLTHEHSDHIQGAGVLSRRCNLPIYATKGTWEAAASKLGNIDDKNMIVIETDAFSIGDCLVKPFSISHDAREPVGYTISFKQTKVAIATDMGEVTDEVRSEINDSDLVILESNHDLEMLKIGPYPWALKKRIMGTQGHLSNDDAGAAVVELAKNSVSRILLAHLSKDNNVPELAFLTIKNMLVDAGISLDKDIKLEFALQDKVSPLYQIG